TTTATCCGTTTGTCAGTAACTAAGAATAAGTTGTGCAACTACTTGAAGAGAGTTCATAAAGGAAAAGTACCGTGAAATAAGCAGGAATTTTTGGAATCAAGATCTTGAATTGCTCAGGAACCTGACCCTAAAAAAAGCATGGGAGTCAATGCACTTTACCACCAAAGGATGAGCAGCATTTTCTATTGATCACGGAATGCTCAAGATTCTCGATAATGATAAATATCTTCACTCCAAGTTCAGATAGCTGGTACATACTTTTGTGTCTCAGCAAAGAGAAGAACAATTCAACAATGTTCTCACAATtaaggaaaaatccaaatacCAGAATGGAACGATATCATGAAAGAGAGCTACTACTACACATGATTAAGCATCAATAAAGAGAGTCATGAGAAAACACCAAGAGATAATGCTGCACTTCTTATGGCGAAATGTCCAAACCATTATATAGACTTGTATTACCTAGAAATGTCagaatttaaacaaaaccactAATTTTATAAATACAGAAAAACtcaccttttccttttgatgacTGCCTATGAGGCGCAGGTCCCCATTTATACTTATACTTGTAATCACAACCTGAGATTAATCAGAAAACAATTAACCTTCAAGTGAGATGGAAAAATAAGATTCAGTAAAGATCCTTCACAGCAAAAAACTTGTTGAAAGACTAAAGAGCTAAAACTGAGCTATGACAATCTTGTCACGGCTAAAAAAATCACACACCGAGCAGAAGGAACAGGGTAATCCTGCACTAAAGAGCTGcaatttctctaacaatcttAGAAAATCATCCAGGAAATTGCAGTAGCAATGAAGGCTATACCCCATAAAAAACAATTATGCAGCTTTAATAAGAGAGCAAAGTTTGGTAGGTAGGTAGACATCATTTTGAAGTCACACCTGTTATAGTTGAAGGATAAGTGCTCAAGTACAGTCACACAGAAATTCATAGTAAATATAATGACTGCAACAAAGTCTTTCAATATTAAGCAACTTTAACAATGTTCTTATTTTTTGCTCTTATTCGGGAATACAAAAACTTTTCAATCATGCTTCATAATTATATCATTGCATCATTCTATGTAGCTGGTGCAATTGGCAAGCAAGACACATTagaacttttctattttttttaaatgtcaagAAGATCAGctagagtgagagagagaagggggagggggtggAGGGGGAGGATTTCTGGAAAGAACACAAAAGGCAAGGGGTGATAAGGGCATAGTAAACGTCATTTCAAACAACCATAACTTTACAGGTAGGctttttctggccaaaatttacaattaggttgagccaagcTCCTCTCGACTACATGTTTCCCAATGCATAAAACACAGACTGACATTGCTAAGAAGACTATCACTTTGCATAGGTAATGCAATATTATGTATCATTAAAGCCAACTCTACCAGAGTTCCCAATATTCAGAAATTCACACTAAGAGAAGTTAGAAATTAAAACTACAATGATACCTTTGAAGGTCCAGCATCATGAAGCTTGTTACAAGCTTCCCTGCCATCCCCTTCAGACACTATCCTgagacaaaagaaacaaagaactCAAGCAAAGGCACAAGATCTTCACTCTTAAAAGCAGAACAAGATCAAATAATCACATCCAAATATTACACTCTGCAAGAAAAAATGCGGACAATTGTTTCTTCTAATAAAGTAACCATTACAAGACCCCAAAACCAGGACTCTATATGTTTAAAGCATGAGACAAACATTAGATGCTTAGTATTTCCCAACAAACTATTCTGATTGTGCTAGATTGTGCATGCTTTTTAGTTTGTGCAACATGTACCACCATGGTAACTGCATATGTGCAAGCCTTTCTCATTTTTGCCACCCATGGGAGATGATAGAAACTAGTCAAACGTCATCCCCTGGGAACTGatgccattttatttaatttggaaGGCAAAAAACCGGTGAGAATATTAAGATACCCATAAATCTAAGAATGCTTTACTATTTCGTCTGTATAATCTAGCTTTGCGTCCATGGGCAAGATCAAACACAAATAGAATGATAAGGACATCAAACTTGGCATTTAACTGAACAGTGGAACCAAGAATTGCACCCAAACCTTTCCCATAGTAATCAAATACAGTTGATTTGGCATAAGAACAAGAAGATACCTATACCCAGTCAAAAGTTCTGCTTCAAATTGATTAGGAGTCAACATTGAGGCCACTGGAACAACCTACAAAAAAAAGTatcaataaatcaaaaaagaGACTTAACCATTAATTTGGAGAACTTCCGAACAATcatccaaattcaatttctaggACATGAGCAAAAATTTCAGCCAGTATCCATCAACAGCTGCTCTTCTCACCTTCTCTCGGTAGACTGTCACCAGCTCCTGAGGTATATAGAGCTTCCCTTCATCACCCATCACAGGATCGCAAACTAGACAAGAATGGCAGTTTTTACTAGACACAGTCAGTGCCTTGATCATTTCTTTGTATAGATGAGGAAAGATATGCTCATGCCATTATTTAGCAGAAACAGTACACCAAACTTATCGTCAGACAAAATTTTATATGCTCCAAATAAATAGACATATTTGGCTTCTTGACATCACATTTAACAGGATTGCCTCGATAACCCTTAAATTTGTGAGGTGACTGGTGAATATGGTGTTTATATGCTTCAAGGTACTATCTGATTAAGAAATTATTGACAATTAGCACAAGCAGAAGGATAGCAGATATAGCCGTTCTCTGGCATGTCTCTtgagaaaaatttgacttattTTTGCTCTGTTGATCTGAAAGCAATATGATATGCGTTATGCTTTGCTTGGACAAGAGAAGATTAtctgaaaagagaaataatttaCAAGCAAACTCATGATACAAGAACCTTCActaaaaaaaccattttttttttttttgtagctaTTGGGGCAGAAACATGTGCTCGTGACACTGATCTTAAACGCTAGGGACCTCTATTAATTATGACAAATGTACTCACCATATGTCAATTTTGGGTTTACAGACCGCAGCTTATCAACAACTCGCAACACAGTATTCAAGAATGAAACTGAACCGATATAACCTGCAAAGAATAAAAAGTATGATCAAACTTACAAAGCAAGTTCTTTAGATGAAAATTTACCCCTATACTAGAAGGTAATTTCCAACTGCCCAAGGAACAAAATCCCAATAAGAGCCAAAAGAGAACCCAAAAATAGTATTTAATTGGCCACAAGAACATTTCAAAAGAGTCTAATGTGCCCCTCACACTTCCATACAAGAGAAAGTATTCCTTGTGAAACTATTTGTCAGGATAATGATTTCTTTCTAGGTTTTCTAATAGTTTTTCTTGCATAATTTTCTAGTAATTTCTCATTTGCCATGAGATTCTGCTCAGTAAGTTATacgaaatattaaaaaaaaaaaaaaaaccctgaaAAAGATGCGAGAGCAATTAGTTACACACACTATCTCAAAGTTTTCCTCAAAaaaacttctttccaaaaaagaaataacgGGAGAGGTTTTCTAAAAACCTTTTTTTCGCACAATTTTACTACATAGATTGACTGGATAAAGTATGTAAAGATGGtggcaaaggaagaaaattacaattaaagTGTTTTGGAATTTTCACCAAGTGAGATACCCCAGTAACTCCCCCAACCAACAGCCAATATAACCGACCCTACTCCTACGAAGACATTTGCACATTTAGAAGTTCCGACATTGACTGTACTATCAAGAAAATTAGCTGCTAAAGTCAGTAGTTCTCACTGGGAGCTTCAAATTAAGCGCTTCCACTGGGCAAACATCCCCTGTAAATAGTCTTCTTCCACCTattccgagaaaaaaaaaaaaaacagcatttGCCTCCCCCCCCCGACATATGCATTCATGTGTGTGCATTCAAGTCtaaaagcaaaggaaagaaaatattctATCTATTTAAGAGATGTAGCAGTTATATGATCCCAGATACCAATTAATgtgaaaaagagaaatcaaCCTGAAGACAAACCTGCAGAACCCCAAAATTTAGTACAAAAAATGAAGTCATATACCTGTCAATAAGTGTGTATAATATAGTAGATCATTCGCCTCAAGGCCTTCAATTAGTTCCCACAATTGTTGTCCATTCAACACTTGACCCTTGAAAGTCGGGTAACCTGAAATGAAATCGAGCTAATTATGCCGTGCTCCAAACTCCAGTAAAAGCCAGAAGTCACCGAAGCTTACAAGTGACACTGAATCCTACTCCTGGGTATAGGGCCTTGGTAGTAGCTAACCTGTGTGGTTCGAGAACTGTACTGAATTGATGGGGTCAACATCGTAACCCAACAGCTGCAGAGGAAACACAGCTGATTTGTTGCCAACATACCCCTAAGGGAATAGACAATGTGACTAATGTTAAATTATAAACTGAAAATcgccaaacaaacaaaaactacTATTTCTACATTACATAAGCAATCCCCCCGGTGCACAAATAGCGTGTTACGAATAAGAAATCATATCATAGAAAACGATATTTTTCTCCAGTTGCAAAAATAAGGTTTGGCCATTTCTATCTCTCGCAACCATTTATCACCGGACTTTGCATCAGCAGAacattaaaaatgttttcctgcGTCGTGACTTAATAGAAGAAACTTATATGGACCAATCACCTAGATTTGTTGCTCAGGCAGAGCACTAACAAACCTTGAAAACCAAGTTAATTACGATGAAACGCGCGCTTTTGGATGGACTTCGAACCATTCATaggacttaaaaaaaaaaaaaaaccttttcctGTCTCGAGCCCCGTTTCTAGGAAGTTCGCAGAAGCTACCAACAGCACTGCTCACCAAATATCTATCCTCGGCTCATCCGTATTGAGCGACGTTATTAACAGAAATCCGACCACAAACACCGGGGGCCCCCAAAAACATCACCAATTTACTACAAGCCAACGACCGCGAAAACATATTCTTTTCTCGCAGACATGAACACGAGCACGACAGTCAGCTCCACTCTGACATCTGGATCAATCTCGTTTTCTTATCGGCATCACAACAGATCGCCCAAACTCCCCCAAGCCAAGCGCTTCCCCGGTCACTCCCGTTCCTAAACAGTAAGGCGAAAGGAGGAGACCTAAGGAACACCGACCTGGACGGTGTGCGATTGGATGCTGAGGACGCGGCCGGTCTCCGACGGCAGGGCCAGCGAGAGGATCGGAGGCGCCGCCCTCGACATCCCTCGGCGCTCTCCTCGACGCCCCGCGGTCAGGTGGGGAACCCGCCGGTGCCCGGGCGAGGGAGGAGCTCGGATTGCCCGCGGGTCGAGAAGCGCGCGCGCCAGAGATTTTCCCCGAGAAAATTTTGCTCCGGCGGGGGGAGAAAAATGCGACCGAGAGGGGGAGACTTACGACGCCGAACGATGGAGAGATTGCGTGCGGTGTTTATAATACTGGAGAGGACCCGGTCTCGGGCGGGCGCCGCGTGGTCAATTTACCGTCCTGACCCCGGAGGCTCCCGCCGCAAGGGCGGCTGGGGGCGGAGGGCAATAGAGAGATTTCGCCGTGAAAGAAATCTGATTCTGTTAGgttagtttatgaattttttctcttaccgatatgaaaaatatttcgttttctttttttcgtttttgccCGTAATtatgagaaataaattttttttttttttgaatgacgATGTTTGCGATGCGATGGTTTCCAACCCCAAGGCCAAATCGAACTTTTGGCCAGATTTTTTTATACGTCCAATTTTGCCCATTGCGTTAAATCTATGCTTCATGTCTGGTCATTGCTGACCTCATCAAGTtgatcttccttttttttttctcctatagCAAAGAATATTATTATCTTTCTTGCAGAAAAGAGCGCATTATTATCTTAGGGCGAATAATACAACTGCCCGCCATTGAGAAAATTTAATCAATCACAACAGGTTGGAATAAATTATTGATAGATGTCAAGACAATGGAAGGCTGCCTCATAGGAATCACCAACTCACACGGCTTTAGAGCCACTTATTTACGGAATGATTAagtctcaattaaaaaaaaaggaaaataagagatTTCATTGAACTTTTTGCAATAACTTAGAGACCTATGATAtttttatcttatgaaaatacaaATGATTCTAAAGTCACTAGctcattaatatttattaatatctGTTTGATCAATGAACTGCTTTATAAAATTCATATGTAAAAAGTTACTACTATTGGATGTAGAGGTATGACAAATATGATCGATTTTAATTTACTATGATTGAATTTATCAATACCCGCTTCAACAGTGAGCTGTGGATTCACATCTACATATGATTAATCATTATAATATGTTTCTAATCTATTGGTGCACCCTCGCAGCGTGGGCAATGGCCCTTTGCCTTGCTCACAGCAGGGACCAACGTCCTTCGCCAAGATCCCAACAAGGTAATGGGTCCTCTGCGGAAGGAAGGGTGACACCATTCCCTTTTTTACCATTTTTCACAAACCTTGATGATGTACTTGGACACGTCAGCAGCCACATCAGCGTACGTGAACATTTTACAGTTAAATTAGATTGTTATGCAGCTGTACTTGGGAGAGCTTTGGGGTCctttcccccaaaaaaattttGGTCCGAAATGTTTGCTCGAAACAAATAGAGTTTTGGATAATTGACTTCTAGTATAttctcataaatcaattttgaagtaaaaagaagaaagaaagaagagagggcCACGCTTAACAGATGCAGCGAGCATTAATTAGAGCTAGTGAGTGTCGCAGCATGTGAAATGAAGAGGTGGAGGTGATGACTAAAGATGAAGCGACAACTAGAGGTGACTAGAGGTGAGGCATAATCTCGGGCGACCAGAAGCAagtgtcacggtccgtgaatcaTCATGTACTCATGACACTTATGAGTGGTGCTTGGAATTATTGAATGAAGAGTGAGGAGGCATAAGAGACGAACACAACTGATCCGTGGGAGTGACGTTAGGACGGTTGATACTAGGAATTCTATgataaaatgattatattacttaggagctctagaggcgaggttggcctctcgtgcacaaactggtcagGAGCTAATGCTGCTCTCCTAACGAGACCATGGCAAACCAAAACCAGTTGTTGTACCTAAAAAAATCTGCGATCTCACTTGATGAACTAGACGCCCAAGCAAAGCTGGGTGTGGTAGGATCTCGCACGAAGAATCATTAACCGTATTGTTCGTGGAATAACTATAAAAGAAAAGCTGGCTTGGTGAGTTCCGCTCACCAAGTGCCGTACGGGTCGTTTCATGGCCAAGGAAACTGTTAGCTCGTGATAAGTGGGATTAGAGCGGGAATCCCTCCAGTAAGTGAGTAAGTCAAATAATCGAACTTCTCGCTCCAGTGCATCTAACTGATAAGTACTAGTGGTACCGGTCCTAGTGTGCGGAAAGTGAATGGCTGGGCAAAAGATGCTCAAACAAAGCTGGGTTTTCTGCTCCTAGGATGGCAAAGGGTGCTAAGACGAGTCGGTTCTTTGCTGAGCTGATAGAGAGTTGGAGAAGAACCGAACCCTTGCTAAATAGGAATAACGTTCCTAGATTAATTAGTGAATTCAATGAAGATGTCTACTACCATGTTTTCAATAAGGAAAGAACTTCCATTTGGTCTGCTGAGGTCGAAGAAGCTAAGTAGGTAAAAATGGTGCTACCAAAAGATGCGGTTGGCGAAAAATGCCATGCTTACCAAAGAAAGCACAGGTGACCGAGAATGGCCAAGCAGTGGAGATCAAAAGAGGCTATTAATAAAGCGAAACCTGTTTTGTTGGACGAGCGTGACCATTTGATATGAAATCCCAAAAATGGCGCAattgacacctaatattttagaaaataataaataaaataaaaattcggttttgaaaattttttgttgaaaatatatcttcatttcaaaattcaaaaggagaggAAGACGTCCAGAGGGCCTCTCTGTCTTCGTCGAAGAAAAGTCAGAAGGAAGGAGAGTTCTCTGAGGGGCCATCGAAAGtttaaaaaggaagagaaaagtcaaaaaagggagagagaagagaaagaaagaaacacaaagaagagaaaaagtcaaaaaagaaaagcagtgGAGCAGCATTTGCagaagaagacagagaagaagTGACGTGCGAGAGAAGATGTGAAGGGCTTCagcagaaaaaataataaaaagaaagaaaaggggccCCTGTTCATCTTCGTCCGTGGAGCAGCCCATTGCCGGCCTCGTCTGCAAGTGCCTGTGCCGTCCGCCGCGTACGTACCGCCGTGCTCACACCACCACCGCGCCAACTCTACCGACGTTTCTTCAACCCAATCGACGCCACCGGTGGTCCATTTGCTGCATACCCGAGCGATTGACGTTGCTTTGCCGTACCGCCATCCAACGCCGCCTACGAATCCGTTCGGAGCCACCACCGGCTCGACGCCCCTGTTCCGCACCACCGCAGCCGACCCGTGTCACCACCGCCCACGATGACCCCGACGCTACAGGTCTACGTGCAACCACCGACGCCATCCCCTTTTTCTGCTGCTCTACTTTAGCCGTGCCCCGAAGTCCACGATTTGCAGCGTCGCGACCCGCCTCCGTCAGCCCAGCACCACTGCAGCCGGATCCGACACCCCTGCAGCATCCGCCTTCGAGCCAGTCGACACGCCTCATCCGCGACGCCCTGCCCCGACGCCGCGTCACCTCTGCTCGACCCGGTGCCCGACGCTCCCTGCTGCCTTGCCAACCGAACCCTTCGCCCGAGTGATCCCCCGTTTTGTTGCAGGTCTACCTTTGCCAAACCTCGCTGGAGCTCCGACCACGGGGAGACTCCGACCGACGGTAACTTCCGACGACGCCGGACACCCTTTGACCGGCGCCATTTACCACCGTCGCTGCTCCCATTTTCCAAGCCTTgggtagtttatttttattttttattctttatttatttcatgttatgttagcttatttttaagtttaattatttgaattgtaatattgtatgtcaatatttgtagaccttgtagacattagaggttttatcccaaattatggtaattattaatttgacccgtaagacgtcgggccattttttaattactttaattttgatagtatttcaattgttaaatcattatagagttaaaataattgctaatttaatccgtgagacaacggattattttttcgattattttaattcttatcttcattcttttaaaataattacttgtttgaaaagattaaaaataaaaaaataatcaaaaagtacataaaaatctaaatattgcattagagcatttaggtttagtaaattaggact
The window above is part of the Eucalyptus grandis isolate ANBG69807.140 chromosome 6, ASM1654582v1, whole genome shotgun sequence genome. Proteins encoded here:
- the LOC104449691 gene encoding pyridoxal kinase: MSRAAPPILSLALPSETGRVLSIQSHTVQGYVGNKSAVFPLQLLGYDVDPINSVQFSNHTGYPTFKGQVLNGQQLWELIEGLEANDLLYYTHLLTGYIGSVSFLNTVLRVVDKLRSVNPKLTYVCDPVMGDEGKLYIPQELVTVYREKVVPVASMLTPNQFEAELLTGYRIVSEGDGREACNKLHDAGPSKVVITSISINGDLRLIGSHQKEKGQVPEQFKILIPKIPAYFTGTGDLMTALLLGWSNKHPDNLDKAAELAVSSLQAVLQRTVNDYRSAEFDPQSSSLEIRLIQSQDDIRNPQVNFKAERFD